A genomic window from Tenebrio molitor chromosome X, icTenMoli1.1, whole genome shotgun sequence includes:
- the dyl gene encoding cuticlin-4 produces MTKSLKLATLGIFTVLFLTEIRCDAPLSDSASLPLEHRAVYGPPLSGPGYAPPTILQGGGGGSSDDPWPLATPDMPQIKHLQVQCEKTHMRVNIEFDRPFYGMIFSKGFYSDPHCVHLKPGTGHLSATFEIFLNSCGMSSSANHNAASYGGPTPSGSYVENTIIIQYDPYVQEVWDQARKLRCTWYDFYEKAVTFRPFQVDMLHAVTANFLGDNLQCWMQIQVGKGPWASEVSGIVKIGQTMTMVLAIKDDENKFDMLVRNCVAHDGKRAPIQLVDQYGCVVRPKIMSKFQKIKNFGPSASVVSFAYFQAFKFPDSMNVHFQCVIQVCRYNCPEPKCGGHGLSLAGEYGPPPLGNSLGSGDFGGGHNGLGSEYGAPSLAEYGVPPAFPDPRHPSGPTGAYSDNNPDIVPAPQAQTSSSSTSNPPNLSSPAPQISAQTSNDIHLPPPPPPGHHGAYNTVKRKSNIAEEFEGNLATLGGRPRSVENLPAELQGARRRRSPEVMNVVVSHVYKREAQEMTDVNTSRTIQVVAPGDVNFALNSAQSNETVVIQSASSSDPETICMSVPSFVAGLVMLLLVLIVASLVAAFLFVRVRAIDRKGIATAFASGGRGYDNAEFVKVAN; encoded by the exons ATGACGAAGTCATTGAAGCTTGCCACCCTCGGAATATTCACGGTGCTGTTTTTGACG GAAATACGATGTGACGCCCCACTTTCCGATTCTGCGTCTCTCCCTCTGGAGCATCGAGCCGTCTACGGACCCCCTTTGTCAGGTCCGGGGTACGCACCACCGACGATACTTCAAGGAGGTGGAGGCGGATCCTCGGATGATCCTTGGCCTCTCGCCACCCCTGACATGCCTCAAATCAAACACTTACAAGTGCAGTGCGAGAAGACACACATGCGTGTCAACATCGAATTCGACCGACCCTTCTACGGCATGATCTTCTCCAAAGGGTTCTACAGCGACCCCCACTGCGTCCATTTGAAACCAGGAACCGGACATTTGAGTGCGACCTTCGAGATCTTCCTCAACAGCTGCGGCATGTCTTCGTCTGCCAATCACAACGCCGCCAGTTACGGAGGACCCACTCCGAGTGGTAGTTACGTCGAGAACACCATCATCATCCAGTACGACCCTTACGTGCAAGAAGTCTGGGATCAAGCCAGGAAATTGCGCTGCACGTGGTACGACTTCTACGAGAAAGCGGTCACTTTCAGACCTTTCCAAGTAGACATGCTGCACGCCGTCACTGCCAACTTCTTGGGAGACAACTTGCAATGCTGGATGCAGATTCAAGTCGGCAAAGGTCCTTGGGCATCAGAAGTGTCGGGAATCGTCAAAATCGGACAGACCATGACCATGGTTTTGGCGATCAAAGACGACGAAAACAAATTCGACATGTTGGTACGAAACTGCGTGGCTCACGATGGAAAACGCGCTCCAATCCAATTGGTCGACCAATATGGATGTGTAGTGAGACCAAAGATAATGAGCAAGTTCCAGAAGATCAAGAACTTCGGACCTTCGGCTTCTGTCGTGTCTTTCGCCTACTTCCAAGCGTTCAAATTCCCAGATTCCATGAACGTCCATTTCCAATGTGTAATTCAAGTATGTAGATATAACTGCCCCGAACCAAAATGTGGAGGTCACGGCTTGAGCCTTGCCGGTGAATACGGACCTCCCCCACTAGGAAATTCTCTTGGTAGTGGAGATTTTGGTGGCGGTCATAACGGTCTCGGCAGTGAATACGGTGCGCCATCTCTCGCCGAATACGGCGTCCCTCCGGCGTTCCCTGACCCTAGACACCCCTCAGGTCCCACCGGCGCCTATTCCGACAACAATCCCGACATAGTACCGGCCCCGCAAGCCCAAACGTCCTCATCTTCGACGTCGAACCCGCCCAACTTGTCTTCGCCAGCTCCACAAATCTCCGCGCAAACCAGCAACGACATCCACTTGCCGCCTCCACCACCACCGGGACACCACGGAGCGTACAACACCGTCAAGCGAAAAAGCAACATCGCCGAAGAGTTCGAAGGCAACTTGGCCACGCTAGGAGGAAGACCTCGATCCGTCGAGAACCTCCCTGCGGAGTTGCAAGGCGCCAGAAGGAGGCGCAGCCCCGAAGTAATGAACGTGGTGGTCAGCCACGTCTACAAACGCGAAGCCCAAGAAATGACCGACGTCAACACCAGTCGAACGATCCAAGTGGTCGCTCCAGGTGACGTCAATTTCGCACTGAATTCAGCACAGAGCAATGAGACTGTCGTGATCCAGTCGGCGTCGTCGTCGGATCCCGAGACGATCTGCATGTCGGTTCCGAGCTTCGTGGCTGGGTTGGTGATGCTCCTTTTGGTCCTCATCGTGGCTAGTCTGGTAGCTGCGTTCTTGTTCGTTCGAGTGCGGGCCATAGACCGCAAAGGAATCGCAACGGCCTTCGCATCAGGAGGTCGAGGATACGACAACGCAGAGTTCGTGAAAGTGGCTAATTGA
- the Nt5c gene encoding 5'-nucleotidase domain-containing protein 3 isoform X2, which produces MLLCKIINNYTSLQTSCRFFAKQKWIKSKKNRRFHSTQRLEEAYKKIKAKCQSKKLPKDVNPKAVFACNELDLKEVKVYGFDYDYTLACYKPSMDYILYNLGRQTLIEQYKYPAEIAQLEYKPGFAVRGLHYDIEKGVLLKLDSFLQIQFGSVYKGLTPLSTEEVLKHYKNRIIPIAYVEGHTKNASDSHSKMVQLADLFSVPEMGLLCNVADYFERNHIDYHPEILFRDVKSSVKSSHPLMHKIVSENVPEYIESNDKLRPFFDRLKNANKKLFLVTNSPYKFVNKGMEMLVGSDWKEYFDLLIVQARKPRFFTDVSRPIRVFDEQSGSHIWDRVTKLEKGVIYYEGTVKQLQDLTGWRGHQVLYFGDHPYSDLADVTLEHGWRTGAIINELTHEIATLNNVDFKKNANWLQMLTQLIEDHQDCEDPEEQKVLHKWMTERDKLRNDIKIVFNPQFGSVFRTYHNPTYFSRRLFRFADIYTSNITNLLNYSVKHTFYPRRGVMPHEYISYFV; this is translated from the exons ATGTTACTATgcaaaattattaacaattataCAAGTTTACAAACGAGCTGTCGATTTTTTGCCAAACAAAAATGGATCAAGTCGAAAAAAAACAGAAGATTTCATTCAACACAACGTTTGGAAGAGGCGTACAAGAAAATTAAAGCGAAATGTCAAT CGAAGAAGCTGCCAAAGGATGTTAATCCAAAAGCTGTGTTTGCCTGCAATGAATTGGATCTGAAAGAGGTTAAAGTGTATGGTTTCGACTATGACTACACTCTGGCATGTTACAAACCTTCAATGGACTATATATTGTACAACCTAGGTAGACAAACTCTCATAGAACAATACAAG TATCCAGCTGAAATAGCTCAGTTAGAGTACAAACCAGGATTTGCAGTGAGAGGATTGCATTATGACATAGAAAAAGGAGTATTACTAAAACTGGACtcttttttgcaaatacaATTTGGCTCGGTATACAAGGGACTGACACCACTCTCAACTGAAGAAGTTTTGAAACACTACAAAAACAGAATAATCCCAATAGCTTATGTAGAAGGACACACAAAAAATGCCTCG GACAGTCACTCAAAAATGGTACAATTAGCAGATCTGTTCTCTGTACCAGAGATGGGTTTACTCTGTAACGTGGCTGACTATTTTGAAAGAAATCATATAGATTACCACCCTGAGATTTTGTTTAGAGATGTGAAG AGTTCAGTCAAGAGTTCGCATCCGTTGATGCACAAAATTGTCTCAGAAAATGTACCAGAATATATTGAGTCAAACGATAAGCTTAGGCCGTTTTTCGATCGGTTAAAGAACgctaacaaaaaattatttttagttacTAATAGCCCCTACAAATTTGT CAACAAGGGTATGGAGATGTTGGTGGGAAGCGATTGGAAAGAGTATTTTGATCTTCTCATTGTTCAAGCGAGAAAACCCAGATTTTTCACAGACGTGTCAAGACCAATCCGAGTGTTCGACGAACAGAGCGGCAGTCACATCTGGGATCGCGTCACAAAACTCGAAAAAGGAGTTATTTACTATGAA GGAACTGTAAAACAGTTGCAAGATCTAACCGGATGGCGTGGACATCAAGTCTTATACTTTGGGGATCATCCTTATAGCGATTTAGCCGACGTCACTTTAGAACACGGATGGAGAACCGGTGCCATAATAAACGAGTTGACC CACGAGATCGCCACTTTGAATAACGTAGATTTCAAGAAAAATGCGAACTGGCTGCAGATGTTGACTCAACTGATTGAAGATCATCAAGATTGTGAAGATCCAGAAGAACAGAAAGTTTTGCACAAGTGGATGACAGAGCGAGACAAGTTGAGAAATGatattaaaattgtattcaatccGCAATTCGGCAGCGTTTTTCGAACGTACCACAATCCGACGTATTTTTCAAGAAGGTTGTTCAGGTTTGCCGACATTTACACTTCAAACATAacaaatctattaaactacTCAGTGAAACATACTTTTTATCCTCGCAGGGGTGTGATGCCTCACGAATATATCTCCTATTttgtataa
- the Nt5c gene encoding 5'-nucleotidase domain-containing protein 3 isoform X1: MLLCKIINNYTSLQTSCRFFAKQKWIKSKKNRRFHSTQRLEEAYKKIKAKCQSKKLPKDVNPKAVFACNELDLKEVKVYGFDYDYTLACYKPSMDYILYNLGRQTLIEQYKYPAEIAQLEYKPGFAVRGLHYDIEKGVLLKLDSFLQIQFGSVYKGLTPLSTEEVLKHYKNRIIPIAYVEGHTKNASLILQDSHSKMVQLADLFSVPEMGLLCNVADYFERNHIDYHPEILFRDVKSSVKSSHPLMHKIVSENVPEYIESNDKLRPFFDRLKNANKKLFLVTNSPYKFVNKGMEMLVGSDWKEYFDLLIVQARKPRFFTDVSRPIRVFDEQSGSHIWDRVTKLEKGVIYYEGTVKQLQDLTGWRGHQVLYFGDHPYSDLADVTLEHGWRTGAIINELTHEIATLNNVDFKKNANWLQMLTQLIEDHQDCEDPEEQKVLHKWMTERDKLRNDIKIVFNPQFGSVFRTYHNPTYFSRRLFRFADIYTSNITNLLNYSVKHTFYPRRGVMPHEYISYFV; encoded by the exons ATGTTACTATgcaaaattattaacaattataCAAGTTTACAAACGAGCTGTCGATTTTTTGCCAAACAAAAATGGATCAAGTCGAAAAAAAACAGAAGATTTCATTCAACACAACGTTTGGAAGAGGCGTACAAGAAAATTAAAGCGAAATGTCAAT CGAAGAAGCTGCCAAAGGATGTTAATCCAAAAGCTGTGTTTGCCTGCAATGAATTGGATCTGAAAGAGGTTAAAGTGTATGGTTTCGACTATGACTACACTCTGGCATGTTACAAACCTTCAATGGACTATATATTGTACAACCTAGGTAGACAAACTCTCATAGAACAATACAAG TATCCAGCTGAAATAGCTCAGTTAGAGTACAAACCAGGATTTGCAGTGAGAGGATTGCATTATGACATAGAAAAAGGAGTATTACTAAAACTGGACtcttttttgcaaatacaATTTGGCTCGGTATACAAGGGACTGACACCACTCTCAACTGAAGAAGTTTTGAAACACTACAAAAACAGAATAATCCCAATAGCTTATGTAGAAGGACACACAAAAAATGCCTCG TTGATATTACAGGACAGTCACTCAAAAATGGTACAATTAGCAGATCTGTTCTCTGTACCAGAGATGGGTTTACTCTGTAACGTGGCTGACTATTTTGAAAGAAATCATATAGATTACCACCCTGAGATTTTGTTTAGAGATGTGAAG AGTTCAGTCAAGAGTTCGCATCCGTTGATGCACAAAATTGTCTCAGAAAATGTACCAGAATATATTGAGTCAAACGATAAGCTTAGGCCGTTTTTCGATCGGTTAAAGAACgctaacaaaaaattatttttagttacTAATAGCCCCTACAAATTTGT CAACAAGGGTATGGAGATGTTGGTGGGAAGCGATTGGAAAGAGTATTTTGATCTTCTCATTGTTCAAGCGAGAAAACCCAGATTTTTCACAGACGTGTCAAGACCAATCCGAGTGTTCGACGAACAGAGCGGCAGTCACATCTGGGATCGCGTCACAAAACTCGAAAAAGGAGTTATTTACTATGAA GGAACTGTAAAACAGTTGCAAGATCTAACCGGATGGCGTGGACATCAAGTCTTATACTTTGGGGATCATCCTTATAGCGATTTAGCCGACGTCACTTTAGAACACGGATGGAGAACCGGTGCCATAATAAACGAGTTGACC CACGAGATCGCCACTTTGAATAACGTAGATTTCAAGAAAAATGCGAACTGGCTGCAGATGTTGACTCAACTGATTGAAGATCATCAAGATTGTGAAGATCCAGAAGAACAGAAAGTTTTGCACAAGTGGATGACAGAGCGAGACAAGTTGAGAAATGatattaaaattgtattcaatccGCAATTCGGCAGCGTTTTTCGAACGTACCACAATCCGACGTATTTTTCAAGAAGGTTGTTCAGGTTTGCCGACATTTACACTTCAAACATAacaaatctattaaactacTCAGTGAAACATACTTTTTATCCTCGCAGGGGTGTGATGCCTCACGAATATATCTCCTATTttgtataa